AGGGCATATATGTTTATTGTATTGGGAAAATCTTTGATGTCTCGGTTGAATGCATTAATCTATGTTTCCGCAGGTTGTTTAAGGAATGTCCGCATCCAGATGACAAACAAAGGCTTAAACTAAGCCAAGAACTTGGCCTTAAACCTAGACAAGTCAAGTTTTGGTTCCAAAATCGTCGGACCCAGATGAAGGTACGTACCCAGATTCTTATaggaaaaaaaaactatttttcatatttacatTTTCTGGAAATGTTAGCGTTGCTGTTCCCAAAATATGTAATTAATCTGCCTATTTACTCTCAAGCTCATCCTTCAAGGATTTTATCTTTTTTCTTCCCTTGGAAGTAAATATTACCACAATCATTCTGGTTTCCTTAGTCCACACATGGGAAAATCCTTGGCAAATAAAGTCAGAAGAAATATAAAATCAATTGTCTTTCAAAATTTATActgaattaaataataaattccgATGTATGCATACACGCTTTTTACTACAACTCTTTTTGGGTTTTATAGCAATCATATTCGATATAAGAACAATATGACATAACGAAGTTATTATGTACATGTGAAaagtcaaaaaataaaataaaatcattattAGTCTTAAAaactccatttttttttttaaaatcacggGAATCAATTTCTTAATATCCTAAGTTGTGAACTGTTTTTCGTGTTTTTCTGGTTTTAAcagtaatttttaaatttaataatgaTATGGTTTTTTCCCTGAATAAAACACTAACACGGGAGGAGATAAATAGAGATGGGGGgcaaaaaaaatacaataatattAATTGACGTAATGAACAGACATTTCACTTTCAtcactcaaaaatttaattatatatattattttccaGCTGTGAGAAATGAACCctgaataataaataatataacagTGCATAAAATAGGAAGCACGAATTTCAATGAAGGGTCCCTTCCCTTCATTAACTACATAAGGTCAAAAACGAAAGCCCTAACCAGAAACTGTAATTCGTATGCTACGCACCTACCCCATCACACACTGCGCACAGTAGAAGGGAGCATCCACATTAACTTAGGGTTGCTTTCAAGGTCTGCATTGCCATTAATATACGCAGTGGGATGTGCAGTCAACCCTACCTCCCCCACTGTTGCATGACACTTTAATACGTTGGGTGTTAGGGTTAGAGTTTACTTAAACAAAAGAAacacatttaatttttttaattattatttctaTAATTGGTTTTAAGTGTATTGTTTTGTTGTAgtttgatattttaatttaatgggttttgattaatttaatataGGCACAACAAGACAGGCAAGATAATGTGGTACTTAGGGCAGAAAATGAGAActtgaaaaatgaaaattatcgGTTGCAAGCGGCATTGAGGAGTATCGTGTGCCCGAATTGTGGAGGTCCGGCCATGTTAGGGGAGATGGGGTTCGATGAACAGCAGCTACGGATCGAAAACGCCCGGCTCAAGGAGGAggtaatttaatatatttacatatatattttttaaatttagctTTTCTAAAATATTTGATATCATTAACTTTGTAAGGTGTTCTTGtttatatatttgtgtgtgatATTATTAGAAGTAAAATGCaaatattttaaagattttaaatgtAAGCATTATAAGCAGTGTATgtagaaatattttttaaaggcTACGTGTATTAATTTAACCCTTGTGGGATATGACAACTGTTTAAGTTATGTAGACATTGTCAACAGCAATAAGAAGAGGGATGGTTGTCTTcccgaattaaaaaaaaaatcaaattttttataCAATCTGTTAAAAAATAAACGTTTTCCATGTGaaaagttcgtattttgtgagagatTTGCAACAAACTAGTAGTGCCACTGCCAAAGATAAAAAGAAACGaatcatttattttttatttttttaaaaagaattagCCATGAATATGCCTGTCAACTTTTATCTCAGCGTTTGTAATAAGGTCAAATAAATATACAAAAACTTTTGGACATGAGGTTTCTTTCTTCTAACATTTCCCTGTTTATATATCATAACATGTTACAGTTTGAGAGGGTCTGCTGCCTCGTATCGCAATGCACCAGCCGGCCCTTACAGTCATTGGGACCAAATCCACTCCTCCCAACTTCTCTGGACTTAGAAATAAATGTATATCCAAGAAAATTTGATCAAGAACATGTGCCCAACTGTCCTTCTGATATGATTCCTCTACCTTTCATGCCCGAAAATCCGCATTTCTCAGCAAACGCTTTTATCATGGAAGAGGAGAAATCTTTGGCAGTGGAATTGGCTGTGTCGTGTATGGATGAACTAGTGAAAATGTGTCACACAGGTGAACCACTTTGGATTCGAGCAATGGTGACGACAAAAGAGGTGCTGAATCTTGAAGAGTATTCAAGAATGTTTTCTTGGTCTGGAAACCTCAAGCAGCATTGCAGTGAATTTAGGATTGAAGCAACTCGGGACACTGCTGTCGTGATAATGAATAGCATTACGCTTGTTGACGCATTCATGGATGCTGTAAGTActaaaaattgttgtttttattgtatAGTATTGGTTTATTTTGAGGGACGagttcaaaagaaaatataatatcctcttacttttttttcttaaaacttTTTTTCTTAAAACTTTCACGAACTCTACCCAAATTTTTGTGTTATTCTTGCTTAAGGTCAGTTACTTCTAGCTGCATAAATGTAATTACATATTTGTTAGGAGAAGATTGTTGTATTTTGAGGAGTAAAGCTTTCTTGTTTTTGATAACTCATATCTCATTTTTGGTTATGATGTTTTTAGATATggccatgttttttttttttttttgcctgaTGGGGAACCCGCTGCTGTTATTTTCATGTGCATACAAAGTAAACTCTAGGGGCTTAACGCAGTTACCTACAAACGCCAGTCTAGTAAAATCACACTAGGAAAACCCTGTGTAGGTTCGTCATTGAAAGTGTTGGCAGCGATGATCGAACTCATGATTATTTGTCCCCGCACTTAGATACCTGTGGGGGCGATCTGGCCATGTTTATGTCTTTGTTCGCATGCGAAATGTAATAAATGTATGTTAATCTTGAGTTTTGAATCCCAGAACAAATGGATGGAGCTATTCCCTTCAATCATTTCAAGAGCTAAAACACTTCAAGTAGTGCATTCAAGTGTTTCTGGACATGCAAGTGGTTCTCTTCATTTGGTGAGCAATTTCTCATGATATATCATAGTCCTCTAAATTAATACAGTATCCACAGCTATACAAAAAGGTCGCATTTATGTATACACGTTATAATTATTAAAGtttattcaatttttctttCATGATAGATGTATGCAGAACTACAAGTTCTTTCCCCGTTGATTCCCACAAGAGAGGCTCATTTCCTTCGATATTGCCAACATAATGCCGAGGAAGGAACTTGGGCAATAGTTGATTTCCCATTAGATGGTTTCCACAACAGTTATCCGCCCTCGTTTCCATATTACAAGAAACGTCCTTCTGGCTGCATCATCCAAGACATGCCTAATGGATACTCAAGGGTGATCCCCTAAGTTCATTAATGACCACAGATTTTTGATTCTTTTCTCTTAAACGAGGGCTTTTTCTTAAATTTAATACccttttttttgaaatattttaggTGACATGGGTTGAACATGCTGAGGTTGAGGATGATCCTGTCCATCAAGTTTTCAACCATCAGGTTGGTAGTGGCACCTCGTTTGGAGCTCATCGCTGGTTGGCAGTTTTGCAGAGACAATGTGAAAGGCTCGCTAGCCTCATGGCTAGAAATATATCTGATCTAGGAGGTAACTAAATTTTTTGAATTCTAGCGCCGacgaacaaaaaaaattatttcggGAATCCCATCACAAGTTCAAGGCTTGCAAGTATGATACGGAGTATATCTTGTTTTCATTTTATTTGATTCTTGGTATTTTTTTAATGCTATATTTACAGCAATCCCAACTCCCAAAGCGCGAAAAAATTTGATGAATTTGGCTCAGAGAATGATCCGAACATTTTGTCTGAACATAAGTACTTCTTGTGGGCAATCTTGGACTGCCCTGTCAGATTCTGCTGATGACACAGTTAGAATCACCACCAGAAAAGTGGTCGACCCTGGCCAGCCTAATGGTCTGATTCTTAGCGCTGTTTCGACTACTTGGTTACCATATGAACACAATCAAGTGTTTGATTTCTTGAGGGATGAACGTCGTAGAGCACAGGTTTGGTTGCACTTGAAAATATTGATATTTGTTCCCTTAGTCCTATGCCTAACTATGCTAATGTGatctgaaatttttgaaataatttgtGTAATTCTCAGCTTGAAGTTCTTTCAAATGGCAATTCATTACATGAGGTTGCTCATATTGCAAATGGCTCTCATCCCGGAAATTGCATCTCTCTTCTCCGTATAAATGTAAGTACTGAAAGGCAAATTTCTTTGACTCGCCTTTAGCGAATGACAAAGTCATATTGCACACTCATGTCATTGTTGCAGGTTGCTAGCAACTCGTCACAAAGCGTAGAACTCGTGCTACAAGAGAGCTGCTCAGATGACTCTGGCAGTATGGTCGTCTACACGACAATCGACGTTGATGCAGTCCAACTAGTGATGAACGGTGAGCAGGACCCATCCTGCATTCCTCTTCTCCCATTAGGATTCATCATAACTCCAGCGGACCACATAATCGAAGATCCTATTACAAACAAAGCTAACACAAAACAAGCTTCAGAGACCGAACTACTCCCCAATCCAGGATGTCTACTCACTGTCGGACTTCAAGTTCTTGCAAGCACTATACCAAGTGCCAAGCTCAATCTCTCGAGTGTTACCGCGATTAATCACCATTTATGCAACACGGTTCAACAGATCAACGATGCTTTAAGCAACGGACATGGAAGCAGTAACGATAGTAACTTCGCTGAAAGTGGAAATGTTTTGGGACCAAACTTGGATGCTCCACCAGCTATAGCCATGAAACAAAAGTCCCCCGAGACCCCTTCATAATTACCTCACACCTCCCTTATCTTTCTCAGGCCTAGGTAATTCAAAACAACTTTGCAAGAAACGTGAAAGGAGGGGAGGTTGAGGTAATTGGGAAAGCCCTATTTTTATAAGAAAATCCGAACATGGTAAATAAACGAAAGCGTTTTGAAGTAAGGTAGTGGTTTTATTACCTTTATGTAAGTGCATTGTGTTAACCGAGTAAGTTGTGGGGTGTGTATTAGGGAGTCAAGAGCGCACCAGATCATGTGTTATCCTTGCAACATGTTGAGGCTGAACCATGTTTAGCACGGTTCGCCGCAACAGGTGGCAAGGGTGATGGGGTTCGGGTATTGACTTCTAGCTCATTCATCCCTATGAACTCCTAATTGCTTCCTTTCTACCGAATGTTGATGCTAAATGACTCCTACTTATTTTGCTCTGAATTCACTATCGATCTTGATTTCGGGTGTTTTCGAATGCATGTGTTCTAAAAGTTATATATATGCTTATCAGCGTTTCAGGAATAACTTTGTTGTGGGAACTTTGTGTTAATATCATCAGCCAGCTATACCTCTCAATGCCATATTATTTTGATGTAATTTTATAGGAAAATCTGTGTTAATTTCtttgaattatattaaatactCCTTGCCAGAAATCCACCAATTTAATATATGCACCAGTTTATTAAATCCAAAAGAGATATATATCCTTCTGTTTCTAACTGAATTACTTCATTAATCAAAATTAAGTTCATACTTATTACACATTTTTAAGACGAAATCTGGAAATTATTTCCATAACTGAGAAGTGACAACCAATTAGATCCAAGAAATAAGAATGAAATCATAAtggaaatttgaatttttttattaccaaaataaataatattaggaAAAACAAtacagatttttttttaaaaaaaaaagtatatcTAGGGGTGGAGAAATTTGCTCGAAAACGCTGCGGCGGGTCTCTACAAAGTGACAAGTATTATTTCATCAAAATCCGACTTTGTCGGAAATCCTCCAAAATCGATGATTTGCGATTCTTGGCTTGGTGATTCCCACGCACCAAAAGGTTTACTACATTGaatcaaaagaaataaaaatttcaataaATTTACAACATTTGTGAGATTTGTATTTTGATTCTCTATATTGTTAACATTTGTGAGATTTGTATTTTGATTCTCTATATTGTTAAAAttgaattttaatattatattttttaaaattaaatttatcatttattgtaattgatcaaaattGTAATTCACCAAATTAGTATTGTGGACTTTTGATCGTAATATCATCATTACCTTATACTCACGGTCTTGTGAAGCcaacatttttattttctcaATTTTCAACATATTTGGAGTCATGAAATCATGTATTTTGATTTTacaataaataaaagtatggGTTAAGTTATTGGGGTGCTTAGTGAAGGAATAAAACTGATCTTATATGTTTATAACAAGTCAAACAATAATATTTCGACTCTGTGATTCAATATGAGATGACATGTATCAGTAGtaacatattatatataaatatcttgtCAAATGAAACGCAATTACAGTCAAGGATTCTAAATGAATATTGTGGGCTAAAGAGGTGGCTCCCACAAACATTTTGTGTATCACTTTTTTCCATGTATTAAAGTAGAATATGTACAATCGATCATTTATGAGCCAAAGTGAATTCACATTTTCGGACCGAAATCACATTGTTCAGATGAACAATATACCAGGATTTAAACTTGTTTATTGAACTCACTTTCTGAGCCGAAGTCGCGTTGTCCAATGGACTAGCAATCCGGTACGTAGAACGCTATCCAGCCTCAATTCATTCACTCATTCAATCATTCATTCAGTCGTTCAATCAGTAATATTCGATCGATAATCAGTCAGGAATCAATAAATCCAAAAATTCAATAGGATAGAAGTACAATATGATCCCATTGCGAAAGTCAGAAGACGTTGCTGTTGGGCCACAAAAAGCAGCATCTGCGGCCAACAATAGAAGACGATGCCACTTTTAACATTGACGTTTTACGTTATTTAGGTAATATTCCTTATTttagtgtattttaaaaaaaaatttaattatgtaAAAGATGTTGGGCACTGTTTTCCCGCACCCAAGTGACAGCAGacgttttaaaattttgttttgaaattCGAAACTATCGTTGGACGACGTATAAATTAAACCATCTATAgggtttttaattattatatctGCGCGTCTATCACGCTGAACACCAAATCAATCCGGGATTGACGGAGATGGCCCTTCTTGTATTTCTCTTCAAACGGATATCCCTCCTCTTGATTGTCAAATCCAGTCCATGATCAGAGACTGTGTTAGGTGTGCTGTCGTTGAGCCACCAAACTTAAATTCAAACTCTCTAAGTAAAATGGGTGTAATGGTGAATAGGGTCGAATCTACAGAGAACgagatatttatttatttatttttttgaggaAAGACAATTAAAAATGGGTTTTGTTTTATAAAAACTAAATATAATATTAGAACTAATTTAACATACAAGAAGAAATAACTAATCAAGAGAAATAACtaatgaaatataatatttaatattatcaaTTTCTGATTCGAGAGGGTTACACTATTCAATTGTATCCTTGTTCATTGGCaaacatattatttattcatgcaGTTATCAGTAATTAAGATTAGAATTATATGGATAGTCTCTAAAATCcttgtgttttcctaatttaattgaccaaacccatcatccagtcaaaacttatcaataaCTAATTATGCACGATAgcattccatattaattaaaaataggaTTTTCGTTGTGTGAAACAtttaatcctaaaatctaaccaccgagatagctgcaatcGATAGATccagtttcgttgatttatttagattaaatattttatgatatcaCAACACACCTATTCTAGTGCTACTCATGTTCCAATCTTTCATGATAATTACAGATTGATGAATTTATAGATAGCagtataaaattatatattgaatTAAATTGAAAGATTAATCAACATacaaatttcataaaaaaatcataaaccaacaaatacttgaacaaCAAGAATTTTAAATTGAAGTGCAAAATACCTCACAATGATAAAttgaaatagtaaaaatatcTCTTGAATCAGAAATAAAAACTTAGCCTAGAGTTATAACTTCTTGTTTTTTACGTTGAAGAGGTAGAGGAAGAAGAGAGAAATCTATTTTTCAATTGTGTCTTCTTCTCTTCTTCACGTATAGATGGTTATTGGGTCAAGGAGAAAAGGCCATTAAATTAAagaaaacataatatacaaaaaaattaaactacCAAAATGGATAATAGAGTTTTTGTGGAATAAAACTCCATCTTATCTTTATTTCTCCCAATAACAACATCTTCTCTCCAAATATTTTTCACCAAGTCAAACACCATAATTATGAGTCTAAAATCTGTTATTATCTTTGCAATTTTCGGATTTCGGATTTAGTtgtacagacagttgaacaataGTCACAAGAAGTGATCACGCTTCGTGGAAAATTCACTTCTGAATTTTTCTGCTTCAAGTCCTCCACAAAGTTTTATATTGacaattttaattgtgatataAAATCACATTTTTTAGCTCATATTCATCCCCAAGAGCAGAAAAATTCCTCATATAACGAAATAACATAAAAGTGTATCAATTAAGCATGTCGGAACTGACAACAATGAGAAATATGACAACAAAAACGCAAACTATAACGAGCCTATCAGTTTTCCTTGTTTGGATCACAGTAGAGAAACCAAACGATTGTACACAAAGTCTGAtatttgtgtgaccctcaatggtttagAGATACAACTaatcgtgggttcacatcttcatgtgattcataataatatttaatcttATTCGAGTTTACCCTaattagcctcattcttttcatcaactccttgatcaagaatgtcagaactcatttctgattgcaacCATCAGATCATGATAAGAGTGTCTAATATAATCACTCATGATCCCTTAGGTATCGCCGATATTGTCAACAAGAACCTtaagttatggttagcgtatagCACGGttccttcaacacatatattccgatcgaatctgcaacctttgatatatatattaattcgataacgatgtgatgtatctttgtaatagtggcatggtatgtgtaactaggaaaacacatttccctaaagcacatttcttgctctggctAGAGATTACTTGCACTATTaattcatcagatcacataggatatcttcacccgtaAGAAAACAATGAATCCATGACTATAATGCATTTGatcctacgtatttcgaaactacatccAACCTACCACCTaatgaccctcaatggagtcgATAAACGGGTCAAAGTGCATGATAATATGTATAGTCCCTACATTGTCTCGGGTCAaatgactaatggtgtacaaccataaccgtGGACtatccactcgataagtgagaaccacttggacagtccGGGGGGCTTGTTCAGTGCATTATGATATAATCATCTATCTGCATGAATGAACATTTCTTTGtccttgccaatgaaacatgacgtttatatcacgagtgctagtctcaagctcaagcgatatttatccttattttaggtgCCTGATTTGACTAGGAAAATGTTTGGAATATACGTACACTTCCTAataagtttcatgatcttacgttgcgaGGCAGGCTTATTAGGATCGATTGGGTGAGAGAAAGTGTTGAGAAGAGGGCGGTTGAATAAACTTTATGATTTTCGAATCTTTTCGATGGGATGCATCAGTTcagtgataaactgaattcgAGAATCTTGTTGACAATGTCAATGAGTTAATTTAAAGtttggaaacaaactgaaagACGGATTGAATACTTGGTAAATAAAGAATacaaagatttatggatgttcggagacttcaaatgctcctacgtcaccccttctatatcaaggatatgattttcactaaaatactttgattaTTTACAAAAGTTGTAATAAACCACTTCAGTTTGGTCTTAAACACTGCCAAACTTGTAATCTTAGTATCTTTACAATTTTATTAGTACGCAACTGATATATCTTTCTAAGCACAACTGATCTAAAAAGATCGAATATAGTAATAATAAGTGCTTCTGCTAATGCTCGAAATATAGcctgaaagctatgaatatATCTGATAAAGCGTGAGCTTTTTGTAACTGAGAACGATTtgcttgttcttgttcttgC
This region of Primulina eburnea isolate SZY01 chromosome 14, ASM2296580v1, whole genome shotgun sequence genomic DNA includes:
- the LOC140811884 gene encoding homeobox-leucine zipper protein HDG5, with protein sequence MYGDCQVLSSMGGNTIPSDSSIYSSSLQNPNFNFMSNISPFNIFSPMIPKEENGMTKSKEEIMESGSGSERIEGFSGNEQEAEQQQPPKKKRYHRHTARQIQEMEGLFKECPHPDDKQRLKLSQELGLKPRQVKFWFQNRRTQMKAQQDRQDNVVLRAENENLKNENYRLQAALRSIVCPNCGGPAMLGEMGFDEQQLRIENARLKEEFERVCCLVSQCTSRPLQSLGPNPLLPTSLDLEINVYPRKFDQEHVPNCPSDMIPLPFMPENPHFSANAFIMEEEKSLAVELAVSCMDELVKMCHTGEPLWIRAMVTTKEVLNLEEYSRMFSWSGNLKQHCSEFRIEATRDTAVVIMNSITLVDAFMDANKWMELFPSIISRAKTLQVVHSSVSGHASGSLHLMYAELQVLSPLIPTREAHFLRYCQHNAEEGTWAIVDFPLDGFHNSYPPSFPYYKKRPSGCIIQDMPNGYSRVTWVEHAEVEDDPVHQVFNHQVGSGTSFGAHRWLAVLQRQCERLASLMARNISDLGAIPTPKARKNLMNLAQRMIRTFCLNISTSCGQSWTALSDSADDTVRITTRKVVDPGQPNGLILSAVSTTWLPYEHNQVFDFLRDERRRAQLEVLSNGNSLHEVAHIANGSHPGNCISLLRINVASNSSQSVELVLQESCSDDSGSMVVYTTIDVDAVQLVMNGEQDPSCIPLLPLGFIITPADHIIEDPITNKANTKQASETELLPNPGCLLTVGLQVLASTIPSAKLNLSSVTAINHHLCNTVQQINDALSNGHGSSNDSNFAESGNVLGPNLDAPPAIAMKQKSPETPS